The Candidatus Aminicenantes bacterium genome contains the following window.
GCGATTCCCAACGTAAAAAAAATATCTTCCTTTTCCAAGGAAGCGGCCTCCATTATCACCATCGAGTTCCACTGGGGGACGGATATGGATTTCGCCCTGCTGCACACCAAGGAAAAGACTGAAGAGGCCCGGCGCGAACTGCCCGAAGATTGCGCCCCGCCCATGATCCTGGAATGGGACCCCACATCCACCCCCATTGTCACCGCCATCCTGCGCTCACAGAAAAAAACCCTCAAGGAACTGAAAGAGAGCGCCGAGTTCATCATAAAGCCGCGCCTGGAACAATTGGAAGGCATCTCGCGGGTCGAGATCCGCGGCGGCGACGAAGAAGAGATCTCGGTTGAAGTAAACCCGGATAAAGCCCGCAACCTGGGTATCACTTTAGAAGAGGTGGCGGCGGCGATTGAAAACAACAACATCTTCCAAAGCGGCGGCACCATCCGCAAGGGCCGCTCCCGTTTCACTTTGAAGATCGAAGGCGAAATTCAGGAGCCGACTGAGATTGAAGTCATACCGGTCAAATCGCTCGAAGGCAGAAATGTGCTGCTGGGCGACATCGGCACCGCGTTTTACAAAAACAAGTTGCGCGAAGGTGACATCCGTTTTAACGGCCGCGGCACCATCGCGTTGCTGATGTACCGCGATTCAGGCGGAAACACGGTCGACGCCACACGCAAGGTGGAAGCCTCCCTGGATGAACTCTCCCGGGAATTCGCCGACCTGGAGTTCTTTGTCATCTCCCAGGAAGCGCGCCTGATCATCTCTTCCATCAACTCTTTGCAGTTTTCCCTGCTCCTGGGCGCATTCCTGGCCTTCCTGATCCTGCTGCTTTTTTTGCAGAACTTCCGCGACCCGTTCCTGGTGGCCACGGTGATTCCCATCTCCGTGATTTCCACCTTTGTGCTGATGTTTCTGTTCAAGGTCAACGTTAACATCATGTCCCTGGGCGGACTGGTGCTGGGCGTGGGCATGTTTTTGGACAACTCCATTATCGTGCTGGAAGCGATTTTTCGCCACCGCAAAGATGAAAGCCTGATGCAATCGGTGATATCGGGCGCCCGCGAAGTCAGCGGCGCCATTACGGCATCCACCTTTACCACCATTTCGATATTCCTGCCCGTCATCTACCTCTACGGCATCACCGGCAAGCTGTTCCGCGACCAGGCCATGACGGTTTCCTTTTCCCTGGTTTCCTCCTTGATCGTGGCCATCACGCTGCTGCCGGCCCTGTCCGCCTTCAAGGCCTTGGGCAAAAGCGAACTCAAGGTTGACTTTGACCCATCCCGGCGCAGGCGCTGGTTCCACACCCCCCTGAAAGGAATCTACGCTGTGCTGCTGATTCCCTTTCAACTGCTGGGAAACATCATTTACTTTGTGGTCGCCTTTGTTGTGCTCATATTGCGCGCTGTGGCGCGCCTGCTGGCAAAAATCCTCCACTTCCTGCTCCAACCCCTGTTCCGCGCCTTCAACGCCGCCTACACGCGTTTTGACGCCATCTACCACCGCGTGCTGGAAGCGGTGCTGGACCGCAAAAGCCGGGCCGCCTGGCTGGTGGTGGTGGTACTCGCACTGATCGCGGGAACCTACCTGCTGCTCGACAAAGAGCTGCTGCCCGCCCCCGACAGCCGCAAATTCGAAATCACCGCCGACACGCGACCGGAATACGGTTTCGAGGAAACCGACCGCGTCGCCGGCCGCGTTGAAGCCCGATTGCAAGCCATGCAAGGTGTCGAGTTCGTCTACACCGAAGTCGGCCTGGTTTCCAAGCTGGCCACGCGTTCGGAAGACTTTTCCGTCAACCGCCTGCACTTCATTGTCAGCTGTGCGCCCGAGGCCTCCCGGCCCCGATTAATGGACCGGGGCCGTAATATCCTGAAAAGTGAAGATCTCGACCAGTTTACCGTGTTTTTGGAAAAGAACACCCTCTCCCAATACCTGGCCGTGGGTGGAGAACGTTTCCAGATCAAGGTGTTCTACGAAGAGATCGAGCGCGGCCGTGAAGCCGTTGCGCGCATCATGGAAAAAATCGCGCCGATCCCCGGCCTGGTAGACCTCAAGGCCGGAACCGCCCGGGGCAAACCCATGCTCACCATCGCCTTCCGCCAGGAACTGCTGGATCAGCTCGGCATTACCCGGCGTGACGTGTCCGCTTTCATCCGCCAGGCGGTGCGCGGACAGAAAGCCGGCAGCCTGAAAAAGATCCAGAAGAGTTACGATATCTTTGTGCGCGTGCCCGTAGACGGCACCATGGAGCTCAACCGCATGCTGTCTTTGCCCGTTTCCCACCAGGGGCGCACCTACTACCTTCGCGACCTGGTGACAATAGAGGAAACCCCCTCCATTAAAGAAATCTCGCGTGAAGCCCAGGAACGCTATTTCATGATCTCGGCCGACGTGCGCGACCGCGACTTGGAGTCGGTGATTGCTGACGCGGAAAAGGCCCTGCTGGAAGTTGAATTTCCCATGAACACGCGCTACGCTTTTTCCGGCGAGGAAGAGGAACGCCGCAAAGCCTTTGATTCCCTGCAGCAGGCCATCCTGTTGGCCATCATCCTGGTCTACATGATTATGGCCGCCAAATTTGAAAACCTGGCCCAGCCCCTGATCATCATGTTCACCGTGCCCATGGGCCTGGTGGGCGCGTTCCTGTTCCTACTGCTCACGGGCAACTCCATCAACATCATTTCCGGTATCGGCATCTTGGTGCTGGTGGGCATCGGCGTCAACGACGCCATCGTCAAGGTGGAGTACTCCAACCAGTTGCGGGATGCGGGCATGTCCGTGCGCGAAGCCGTCATGGAGGCATCGCGGGTGCGCCTGCGCCCCATCCTCATGACCACCTTTACCACCATATTCGGGCTGATCCCCATGGCTGCAATCTCCACTTCCGGATCCGAACTGCAGCGCCCGCTGGCCCTGGTGGTTATCGGCGGCCTGTTGTGTACCACTTTCCTGACCCTGATCCTGATTCCCGTCAGTTACGAG
Protein-coding sequences here:
- a CDS encoding efflux RND transporter permease subunit, yielding MSIINLSVKRPVGTIMFFVGVILLGYVSLSRLSINLLPDLSYPKITVVTEYPGSGPEEIEKFITTKLEGPLSAIPNVKKISSFSKEAASIITIEFHWGTDMDFALLHTKEKTEEARRELPEDCAPPMILEWDPTSTPIVTAILRSQKKTLKELKESAEFIIKPRLEQLEGISRVEIRGGDEEEISVEVNPDKARNLGITLEEVAAAIENNNIFQSGGTIRKGRSRFTLKIEGEIQEPTEIEVIPVKSLEGRNVLLGDIGTAFYKNKLREGDIRFNGRGTIALLMYRDSGGNTVDATRKVEASLDELSREFADLEFFVISQEARLIISSINSLQFSLLLGAFLAFLILLLFLQNFRDPFLVATVIPISVISTFVLMFLFKVNVNIMSLGGLVLGVGMFLDNSIIVLEAIFRHRKDESLMQSVISGAREVSGAITASTFTTISIFLPVIYLYGITGKLFRDQAMTVSFSLVSSLIVAITLLPALSAFKALGKSELKVDFDPSRRRRWFHTPLKGIYAVLLIPFQLLGNIIYFVVAFVVLILRAVARLLAKILHFLLQPLFRAFNAAYTRFDAIYHRVLEAVLDRKSRAAWLVVVVLALIAGTYLLLDKELLPAPDSRKFEITADTRPEYGFEETDRVAGRVEARLQAMQGVEFVYTEVGLVSKLATRSEDFSVNRLHFIVSCAPEASRPRLMDRGRNILKSEDLDQFTVFLEKNTLSQYLAVGGERFQIKVFYEEIERGREAVARIMEKIAPIPGLVDLKAGTARGKPMLTIAFRQELLDQLGITRRDVSAFIRQAVRGQKAGSLKKIQKSYDIFVRVPVDGTMELNRMLSLPVSHQGRTYYLRDLVTIEETPSIKEISREAQERYFMISADVRDRDLESVIADAEKALLEVEFPMNTRYAFSGEEEERRKAFDSLQQAILLAIILVYMIMAAKFENLAQPLIIMFTVPMGLVGAFLFLLLTGNSINIISGIGILVLVGIGVNDAIVKVEYSNQLRDAGMSVREAVMEASRVRLRPILMTTFTTIFGLIPMAAISTSGSELQRPLALVVIGGLLCTTFLTLILIPVSYEVLESLKQRRRARNGDSHA